The following is a genomic window from Magnetospirillum sp..
CGTTTCACCTTCAACGAAGCATTGTCCTTCCAGATCCCGGTGGAGACGCAAGCCGAGGTCGATCGCTTGAGCGATGCGCTTTCGGCGGTGCCGGCGGCGGAGCAATGCGGCTGGGTGAAGGACCGCTTCGGCCTGTCCTGGCAGATCGTGCCGGTGCAGCTCGTGCAGCTGATCTGCGATCCCGATCCTTCGCGCGCCAAGCGCGTTTTCACAGCCATGATGGACATGAAGCGCATCGACATCGCGGTCATTCTGGCCGCCGCCGAAGCATGAAGGGAGCGTCGGGATGCTAAAGCTGCTCGCCATAGTCCTTTTTGGATTGGTCGTCGCGGTCGGCGCCCTTGTTGCCTATGCCGCAACCAAGCCCGACAGCTTCCGTGTTGTCCGGTCGCTGACGATCGCAGCGCCGCCCGACCGGCTGTTCGCGTTGATCAACGACATGCGCGGCTTCAATCGATGGAACCCGTACGAGCGGAAAGATCCGGGCAGGGGGACATACGGAAGCGCGCAAGCCGGTATCGGCGCGTCCTATGCCTGGGACAGCCCGAAACTGGGCAAGGGCGCCATGACAATCGTGGATGCTGCAGCACCCGGACGGGTTGTCATGCGCCTCGATTTCGAAACGCCCTTCAAGGCGCGAAACAGCGCCACTT
Proteins encoded in this region:
- a CDS encoding VOC family protein, which encodes MKSIVPCLWFDANAEEAATFYVSLLPKSRIDAVHRAPADYPSGKAGAVLTVEFTLLGRPFLGLNGGPRFTFNEALSFQIPVETQAEVDRLSDALSAVPAAEQCGWVKDRFGLSWQIVPVQLVQLICDPDPSRAKRVFTAMMDMKRIDIAVILAAAEA
- a CDS encoding SRPBCC family protein, giving the protein MLKLLAIVLFGLVVAVGALVAYAATKPDSFRVVRSLTIAAPPDRLFALINDMRGFNRWNPYERKDPGRGTYGSAQAGIGASYAWDSPKLGKGAMTIVDAAAPGRVVMRLDFETPFKARNSATFTIMPHDGGSEVSWAMEGPAPLVTKVMDTVIGMDKIIGGDFEEGLRNLKEIAEKP